A window of the Trichoderma asperellum chromosome 6, complete sequence genome harbors these coding sequences:
- a CDS encoding uncharacterized protein (BUSCO:EOG092D4TT8) encodes MPSCQELRDALAQCLQESDCVMVQRNKATDCLREPLYSTLPTKCQQLTRGYSECKRGLVDMRKRFRGHVPVEYRNVDTSDGKGYQLYAGKSAFGGGVKETDGNEPIPKDWREIENEKYRLEQQQLAQQSKK; translated from the exons ATGCCGTCGTGTCAAGAACTGC GAGACGCCCTCGCACAATGCCTCCAGGAATCAGACTGCGTCATGGTCCAGCGCAACAAGGCCACCGACTGCCTCCGCGAGCCTCTCTACTCGACCCTCCCCACCAAGTGCCAGCAGCTCACGAGGGGATACAGCGAATGCAAGCGCGGCCTGGTCGACATGCGGAAGCGCTTCCGCGGACACGTGCCGGTGGAATACCGCAACGTGGACACGTCTGATGGGAAAGGCTACCAGCTGTATGCGGGCAAATCTGcgtttggcggcggcgtcaaGGAGACGGATGGCAACGAGCCGATTCCCAAGGACTGGAGGGAGATTGAGAATGAAAAGTATCGactggagcagcagcaactggctcagcagagcaagaaataa